CAAGCGGGGGTGAAAAAGTCTCCGCTTGAAGCTCTTTGGCATCACCGTATTCCGCGTAAAACTTAGAATCAAAATCGCCTACCGGATCACTCGTATAAGACATGACAGGCTTCACCAATTTGCCAGCCGCGTCGATTAATGCGAACGTCGCCCCGTGGGTGGTGATGCTGATATTTAGAATATCGTAGTCGGCCGCGAGCTCGCTCAGCGAGTTTTTGAGCCACCCGACCATAGCATCGATCTGTTCGTATGCGATGCCGGAGCCGTCGGGGGCTGGCTGCGAATCAAGCTGAATCGAGCGACTCGTGATCTGCTTTAAATCGCGGTCATAGAGAGCAATTTTTTTATTAGTCTTCCCGATATCTAGTATGGCAACGACGGCATTCATAACAAATCGGTGAAGAGCTATTTAGCAAAAGCTTTCAGAAAACTGGATTTGTCTGAATCTTTGAAGAAAGCCGAGCCCGCTACAAATGTATCTACACCCGCATCACGGCAGAGCAGGCCAGTTTTTCGGTCTACACCGCCGTCTACCTCCAGCCTAAAGTTGAGACCGCGTTCCTGCCTCCAACTTGAAATCTGTTCCATCTTTTCTATTTGGGCGTGTTGAAAAGACTGTCCTCCGAAACCTGGTTGAACCGTCATCACCAGAACTAAGTCGACTTGATCAATCAACGACTCGATCGCCGAAGCATCGGTGCCAGGATTGAGGACGATTCCATTTTGACAACCGAGGTCACGGATGCGCTGCAGCGTCTCTTCTACATTATAGTCGGGTTCGATATGAATCGAAATGAGGTCTGCTCCGTTTTTGGCAAAGGCTTCGATATACAGGTCCGGACGAGAGAGCATGAGATGCGTGTCGAAAAACAACTTTATGCCACCATTCCTCAGGTCGCCCAACATCTGTGGGCCGAAAGTGAGGTTCGGCACAAAATGGCCATCCATAATATCTAGATGAATCCAATCCGCTTCT
This sequence is a window from Opitutales bacterium. Protein-coding genes within it:
- the rpe gene encoding ribulose-phosphate 3-epimerase encodes the protein MSHDLIVAPSILAGNHAHLLESAEVVAGAEADWIHLDIMDGHFVPNLTFGPQMLGDLRNGGIKLFFDTHLMLSRPDLYIEAFAKNGADLISIHIEPDYNVEETLQRIRDLGCQNGIVLNPGTDASAIESLIDQVDLVLVMTVQPGFGGQSFQHAQIEKMEQISSWRQERGLNFRLEVDGGVDRKTGLLCRDAGVDTFVAGSAFFKDSDKSSFLKAFAK